The following are encoded together in the Candidatus Methylomirabilis oxygeniifera genome:
- a CDS encoding protein of unknown function (Evidence 5 : No homology to any previously reported sequences), with the protein MAISATELARIFDGSVSRQIQEALVRCVFGSYRTAHDECSGFPGEEAHDLLPYYRWIQLRSDLRGMTNRFDGVHASAERYHTLLHVGRILLTAQRVDGPEGLVRPSVYRLAYAASSQLELFEQNTPPPDDALFYAILLHGPDPREAKQPLFAQIAFPDKTLQSYVHKIDLFSRFEPVIDSLRIAHEEGGGQDVTIQLRKAAKKQNVS; encoded by the coding sequence ATGGCAATATCGGCTACTGAGCTTGCGCGGATCTTCGATGGTTCTGTTTCAAGGCAGATTCAAGAAGCGTTGGTCAGGTGTGTCTTTGGCAGCTACCGGACAGCCCACGATGAGTGCTCGGGATTCCCTGGTGAAGAAGCTCATGACCTACTCCCCTATTACCGATGGATTCAGCTTCGCTCAGATTTACGAGGAATGACCAATCGCTTTGATGGTGTTCACGCTAGCGCTGAACGTTACCATACGCTCCTCCATGTTGGACGGATCTTACTCACAGCTCAACGCGTTGACGGGCCTGAAGGATTAGTGCGTCCATCAGTTTACCGACTGGCTTATGCGGCCAGCAGTCAATTGGAACTCTTTGAACAGAACACGCCGCCGCCGGATGACGCCTTATTCTACGCCATCCTACTGCATGGTCCTGATCCGCGAGAAGCGAAGCAGCCGCTCTTTGCTCAAATCGCATTCCCAGACAAAACCCTTCAGTCCTACGTTCACAAGATTGATCTGTTTTCCAGATTTGAACCCGTAATCGACAGCCTTCGCATTGCTCATGAAGAGGGCGGAGGCCAAGATGTGACTATCCAACTCCGCAAGGCGGCCAAAAAGCAAAACGTGTCATGA
- a CDS encoding protein of unknown function (Evidence 5 : No homology to any previously reported sequences) has translation MLFGRLAELDSHILASALFMSNAKAVDYGFKSGKQINLVNVGLKGFVWECDLSKERLLRFSRIRTMQ, from the coding sequence TTGCTTTTTGGCCGCCTTGCGGAGTTGGATAGTCACATCTTGGCCTCCGCCCTCTTCATGAGCAATGCGAAGGCTGTCGATTACGGGTTCAAATCTGGAAAACAGATCAATCTTGTGAACGTAGGACTGAAGGGTTTTGTCTGGGAATGCGATTTGAGCAAAGAGCGGCTGCTTCGCTTCTCGCGGATCAGGACCATGCAGTAG
- a CDS encoding conserved protein of unknown function (Evidence 4 : Homologs of previously reported genes of unknown function), with protein sequence MKPGTPGFNGARLREAREARGLPAIALADLIGVTRAAVSQYENSVQTPRPEVMEKIARTLQLPQEYFRRPISRIERGAIFYRSMSAATKAARARAECRYSWLREIVTYLREFVQFPPMNIPDFNLPDDPVRISYNQIEELATQSRQFWKIGEGPIGNVVRLLENNGIVVVRDELGAETLDAFSEFNAEDGTPYIILGSDKAVAVRSRFDAAHELGHLILHRNINKNRLSRPTDHQLIETQAHRFAGAFLLPGQAFASEFYSANLDALRILKPKWKVSIAMMVKRAEDLEFISSEQAKRLWINYSRRRWRAKEPLDGELEVEQPRLLVRAFELLLNEGIQTCEQILSHLPLNPNDIEALATLSGQLTKTSADEPSVRVLDLTGRTRQKSQHQIDKPGQVIQFAARKPHPTG encoded by the coding sequence ATGAAGCCCGGGACGCCAGGATTCAACGGCGCCAGACTGCGCGAGGCGCGTGAGGCAAGAGGTCTGCCAGCTATAGCGTTGGCTGATCTCATCGGGGTCACTCGTGCTGCTGTTTCTCAGTATGAGAATAGTGTTCAAACGCCGCGACCAGAAGTTATGGAAAAGATCGCCAGAACGTTGCAGCTTCCTCAAGAGTATTTCCGCCGACCAATAAGTCGGATCGAGAGAGGAGCCATTTTCTATCGGTCCATGAGTGCTGCCACCAAGGCGGCGAGAGCACGAGCCGAATGTCGCTATTCTTGGTTGCGGGAGATCGTAACCTATCTGAGAGAATTTGTGCAATTCCCTCCCATGAATATTCCAGATTTCAATTTGCCAGATGATCCGGTCCGAATCTCTTACAACCAAATAGAAGAACTTGCTACGCAGAGCAGACAATTTTGGAAGATCGGTGAAGGGCCGATAGGCAATGTGGTTAGGCTTCTCGAAAACAACGGTATCGTTGTGGTCCGCGACGAACTTGGGGCTGAAACCCTCGATGCTTTCTCTGAGTTCAATGCTGAGGATGGAACGCCATACATTATCCTGGGCTCGGATAAAGCCGTGGCGGTACGATCTCGTTTTGATGCTGCCCATGAACTTGGCCACCTTATCCTCCATCGGAACATCAACAAGAATCGTCTTTCTCGACCGACCGATCATCAGCTAATCGAGACACAAGCCCATAGGTTCGCTGGAGCCTTCCTGCTGCCAGGGCAAGCATTCGCAAGCGAATTTTACTCAGCAAACCTTGATGCACTCAGGATCTTAAAGCCGAAATGGAAGGTCTCAATTGCTATGATGGTCAAGAGAGCCGAGGATTTGGAGTTTATATCATCTGAGCAGGCTAAACGCTTATGGATAAATTATTCGCGTCGCCGATGGAGAGCAAAAGAACCTCTCGACGGCGAACTCGAAGTTGAGCAGCCCCGTCTATTGGTTCGAGCATTTGAATTACTCCTCAACGAGGGGATTCAAACGTGCGAACAGATCCTTTCTCATTTACCACTCAACCCAAATGATATTGAAGCCTTGGCTACTCTATCAGGCCAGCTTACCAAGACGTCTGCCGATGAACCCTCAGTGCGTGTTCTTGATTTGACTGGCCGCACTCGCCAAAAAAGCCAGCACCAGATCGATAAGCCAGGACAAGTCATACAATTTGCAGCCCGGAAACCGCATCCAACTGGTTAG
- a CDS encoding conserved protein of unknown function (Evidence 4 : Homologs of previously reported genes of unknown function) has translation MNRLSKDKRAQVVAALVEGNSIRSTVRMTGVAKGTVLKLLADLGAACSEYQRQVLVNLRCKRIQCDEIWSFCYAKEKNVPEHMKGKPGVGDVWTWTAMDADSKLMISWLVGERDAGYATEFINDLAARLATRVQLTTDGLKVYLEAIEGAFGADIDYAQLVKLFGEAPEQEKRYSPSQCTGCQKRRIDGSPDPRHVSTSFVERQNLTMRMSMRRFTRLTNAFSKKVENLEAAVALHFMWYNFGRIHQTLRVTPAMQAGVSDHVWTIEEILDLLDSN, from the coding sequence ATGAACAGATTGAGTAAGGACAAGCGAGCACAAGTGGTAGCCGCCCTAGTCGAGGGCAACTCGATTCGGTCCACCGTCCGCATGACGGGCGTCGCCAAAGGCACGGTCTTGAAGCTACTGGCCGATCTCGGAGCGGCCTGTAGTGAATATCAGCGGCAAGTCCTTGTGAATCTTCGTTGCAAGCGGATTCAGTGTGATGAGATCTGGTCCTTCTGTTATGCCAAGGAAAAGAACGTCCCTGAGCACATGAAGGGCAAACCCGGAGTCGGCGACGTGTGGACCTGGACGGCTATGGATGCTGACTCAAAGCTAATGATCTCATGGTTGGTAGGCGAACGTGATGCAGGATACGCCACTGAGTTTATCAATGACCTCGCCGCACGGCTCGCCACTCGGGTTCAACTCACCACGGATGGTCTGAAGGTTTATCTGGAGGCTATAGAGGGTGCTTTTGGGGCCGACATTGATTATGCCCAACTGGTGAAACTGTTTGGAGAGGCACCCGAGCAAGAGAAGCGGTACAGCCCGTCTCAGTGCACCGGATGCCAGAAGAGGCGCATTGATGGGAGTCCTGATCCTCGGCACGTCTCGACATCGTTTGTGGAGCGACAGAATTTAACCATGCGAATGAGCATGAGAAGGTTCACACGGCTTACCAATGCGTTTTCAAAGAAGGTCGAAAACCTGGAAGCCGCCGTAGCCCTTCACTTCATGTGGTACAACTTCGGGAGAATCCACCAAACCCTTCGAGTGACCCCGGCGATGCAAGCAGGAGTTTCCGACCATGTATGGACAATCGAGGAGATTTTAGACTTATTGGATTCAAACTGA